A region of Diospyros lotus cultivar Yz01 chromosome 3, ASM1463336v1, whole genome shotgun sequence DNA encodes the following proteins:
- the LOC127798032 gene encoding ranBP2-type zinc finger protein At1g67325-like isoform X2: MAQVDNRNSSAAKRARTDGGRREDDWTCPSCGNVNFSFRTTCNMRNCTQPRPADHNSKSAAKPMQPPHGYSSSGPYLGSGAPSSMYMGMPPYGSSLFNGPSLPPYDVPFSGGSGYPYGYGSRLSGGSPYRPMHLSGPPPYSGGSMMGTGGMYGMPPLMDRYGLGVPMGHASMGPRPGFFPDDKSQKKDGTRDNDWTCPKCGNVNFSFRTVCNMRKCNTPKPGSQAAKSDKSSKQKMPEGSWKCEKCNNINYPFRTKCNRQNCGAEKPAEAETPPSEPADENDQ, translated from the exons ATGGCTCAG GTGGATAACAGAAATTCTTCAGCAGCGAAGCGTGCTCGAACTGACG GTGGCCGCAGGGAAGACGACTGGACATGCCCTAGCTGTGGTAATGTCAATTTTTCATTCAGGACAACTTGCAATATGCGTAACTGCACTCAGCCTAGGCCCGCAGATCACAACTCA AAATCTGCTGCAAAACCCATGCAACCTCCACATGGCTACTCATCCTCAGGTCCCTATTTAGGCTCTGGTGCACCATCCTCTATGTATATGGGCATGCCACCTTACGGATCTTCTCTTTTTAATGGGCCATCCCTGCCTCCTTATGACGTTCCATTTTCTGGAGGGTCAGGATATCCTTACGGCTATGGTAGTCGCCTTTCTGGAGGAAGCCCGTATAGACCCATGCATCTGTCTGGGCCTCCACCTTATTCTGGTGGATCTATGATGGGAACTG GTGGAATGTATGGTATGCCACCACTGATGGACCGTTATGGCTTGGGTGTGCCCATGGGTCATGCTAGCATG GGCCCAAGGCCCGGATTCTTTCCAGATGATAAATCTCAAAAAAAGg ATGGAACACGTGATAATGACTGGACATGTCCAAAATGTGGAAACGTCAACTTCTCTTTTAGAACAGTTTGTAATATGAGGAAGTGCAATACTCCAAAACCTGGATCTCAG GCTGCGAAATCGGATAAGAGTTCTA AACAAAAGATGCCCGAAGGGAGCTGGAAGTGTGAGAAATGCAATAACATAAACTACCCATTTAGAACCAAATGCAACAGACAAAACTGTGGAGCTGAAAAGCCAGCTGAGGCTGAGACACCACCTTCTGAACCAGCTGATGAAAATGATCAG TGA
- the LOC127798032 gene encoding ranBP2-type zinc finger protein At1g67325-like isoform X1: protein MAQVDNRNSSAAKRARTDGGRREDDWTCPSCGNVNFSFRTTCNMRNCTQPRPADHNSKSAAKPMQPPHGYSSSGPYLGSGAPSSMYMGMPPYGSSLFNGPSLPPYDVPFSGGSGYPYGYGSRLSGGSPYRPMHLSGPPPYSGGSMMGTGGMYGMPPLMDRYGLGVPMGHASMGPRPGFFPDDKSQKKDGTRDNDWTCPKCGNVNFSFRTVCNMRKCNTPKPGSQAAKSDKSSKQKMPEGSWKCEKCNNINYPFRTKCNRQNCGAEKPAEAETPPSEPADENDQVCCEICLCPMRICYLKISFILLTILVYISNSKSMQVYNKSLVIDPFVGIPPSPKPLFTL, encoded by the exons ATGGCTCAG GTGGATAACAGAAATTCTTCAGCAGCGAAGCGTGCTCGAACTGACG GTGGCCGCAGGGAAGACGACTGGACATGCCCTAGCTGTGGTAATGTCAATTTTTCATTCAGGACAACTTGCAATATGCGTAACTGCACTCAGCCTAGGCCCGCAGATCACAACTCA AAATCTGCTGCAAAACCCATGCAACCTCCACATGGCTACTCATCCTCAGGTCCCTATTTAGGCTCTGGTGCACCATCCTCTATGTATATGGGCATGCCACCTTACGGATCTTCTCTTTTTAATGGGCCATCCCTGCCTCCTTATGACGTTCCATTTTCTGGAGGGTCAGGATATCCTTACGGCTATGGTAGTCGCCTTTCTGGAGGAAGCCCGTATAGACCCATGCATCTGTCTGGGCCTCCACCTTATTCTGGTGGATCTATGATGGGAACTG GTGGAATGTATGGTATGCCACCACTGATGGACCGTTATGGCTTGGGTGTGCCCATGGGTCATGCTAGCATG GGCCCAAGGCCCGGATTCTTTCCAGATGATAAATCTCAAAAAAAGg ATGGAACACGTGATAATGACTGGACATGTCCAAAATGTGGAAACGTCAACTTCTCTTTTAGAACAGTTTGTAATATGAGGAAGTGCAATACTCCAAAACCTGGATCTCAG GCTGCGAAATCGGATAAGAGTTCTA AACAAAAGATGCCCGAAGGGAGCTGGAAGTGTGAGAAATGCAATAACATAAACTACCCATTTAGAACCAAATGCAACAGACAAAACTGTGGAGCTGAAAAGCCAGCTGAGGCTGAGACACCACCTTCTGAACCAGCTGATGAAAATGATCAGGTCTGCTGTGAGATATGTTTATGCCCTATGCGCATTTGTTACTTAAAAATctcatttattttgttaacCATTCTTGTGTACATTTCAAACTCAAAAAGCATGCAAGTCTACAATAAATCTCTTGTAATTGATCCTTTTGTGGGAATACCACCCTCCCCCAAACCCCTATTTACCTTATAA
- the LOC127796807 gene encoding 4-coumarate--CoA ligase-like 1 — protein sequence MATPRGEEFVFRSQFQSVPVPENVTLPDFVLQDAELYVNNVAFVEAANGKEYTYRQVLGETKRFSKSLRSLGLRKGGVVVVVLPNMGEYAIVALGIMAAGGVFSGANPSAHASEIKKQVDAADAKLIVTNATFYEKVRNLGLPIIVLGEERVEGAMNWEDLLEAADRANVDIIDETVHQTDLCALPFSSGTTGTSKGVMLTHRNLVANLCSTLFSVGPELVGQVTTLGLMPFFHIYGLSGICCAALKNKGKVVVMARYKLEAFLDALITHEVTFAPVVPAIISDMVKNSVVDNFDLRKLKLRAVMTAAAPLAPEVLRAFEKKFPTVEVQEAYGMTEHSCITLTHGDPEKGHRVAKKNSVGFILPNLEVKFVDPSTGQSLPSNTAGEICVRSQCIMQGYYKNKDETAQTVDENGWLHTGDIGYIDDDGDIFVVDRIKELIKYKGFQVAPAHLESILLTHPSVVDAAVIPLEDEAAGEIPAACVVMSPNEKAISEEEVMDYVGSKVANYERVRVVQFVDAIPRSHSGKILRRLLKEEMGSGSELAHASSARSSISASADSSSKEEMKTSKSAFEACHAFSKDFSEKSDLARSEIAEVSPPLEYPFGSGEPWISLKLGKRAYFENNSTLGDAKASSLSVVPASSTGSTTKKNKPFCQSTPPPRCQVEGCNLDLSSAKEYHRKHRVCETHSKWPKVVVGGLERRFCQQCSRFHSLSEFDEKKRSCRRRLSDHNARRRKPQQNAIQFNSARLSSPYFDGKQQISFASNDASFFHTRSSENHEWENTWNGSKFTLSKGYLLKFEKTGGINGHLQLPGTDLMHAASAPCQNSSRPLPSKGSRAEVSTQGLKECPMLSANPNTAPDIHRALSLLSTDSWGSEPPNIVLDPPFHVDLTSSIPQPVMHGVPQGMPFASSEHWQAEHSTDLGRLHTLTASDSSHFEEIQLFKAPYENGLYSDLLN from the exons ATGGGGGAGTACGCCATTGTCGCCCTTGGAATTATGGCTGCCGGCGGCGTGTTTTCAGGCGCAAATCCGTCGGCGCATGCTTCTGAAATTAAGAAACAAGTAGACGCTGCTGATGCCAAGCTAATAGTCACCAACGCAACATTCTACGAGAAG gtgagaAATCTAGGATTGCCAATCATCGTACTAGGCGAAGAAAGGGTGGAGGGCGCCATGAATTGGGAGGATCTTCTTGAAGCCGCAGATCGAGCCAACGTTGATATCATCGACGAAACCGTCCACCAGACCGATCTCTGTGCTCTTCCATTCTCCTCCGGCACCACCGGGACGTCGAAGGGCGTCATGCTGACTCATCGGAATCTGGTGGCCAATCTCTGCTCCACCCTCTTCAGCGTTGGACCTGAGCTTGTTGGGCAGGTGACTACGCTAGGCCTAATGCCATTCTTCCATATATATGGATTGAGTGGGATATGCTGCGCAGCTCTTAAAAACAAAGGGAAAGTGGTGGTAATGGCAAGGTACAAGCTTGAGGCATTTTTAGATGCCCTGATCACTCATGAGGTCACATTTGCTCCCGTTGTGCCTGCAATCATCTCGGACATGGTTAAGAATAGTGTCGTGGACAATTTCGATCTCCGTAAGCTCAAGCTCAGGGCTGTCATGACTGCCGCAGCTCCCCTTGCTCCAGAGGTTCTCCGAGCATTCGAGAAGAAGTTCCCTACTGTCGAGGTACAAGAG GCATATGGAATGACAGAGCATAGCTGCATCACCCTGACTCACGGCGATCCTGAAAAGGGCCATCGGGTCGCAAAGAAGAACTCAGTTGGATTCATCCTTCCCAATTTGGAAGTGAAGTTCGTCGATCCAAGCACCGGTCAATCTCTCCCCAGTAACACTGCCGGCGAAATTTGTGTTAGAAGCCAATGTATAATGCAAG GTTACTACAAAAATAAGGATGAGACTGCTCAGACAGTTGATGAAAATGGGTGGCTTCATACGGGTGATATTGGGTACATCGATGATGATGGAGATATCTTCGTCGTGGATCGAATCAAAGAGTTAATCAAATACAAAGGATTTCAA GTGGCTCCTGCTCACTTAGAGAGCATCCTTCTGACTCACCCCTCCGTTGTAGATGCTGCAGTTATCCC GTTGGAGGATGAAGCAGCAGGAGAAATACCCGCAGCCTGTGTGGTGATGAGCCCAAATGAAAAGGCGATCAGTGAAGAGGAGGTGATGGACTATGTTGGGTCTAAGGTCGCAAACTatgagagagtgagagttgTTCAGTTTGTGGATGCAATCCCAAGGTCCCATTCAGGCAAAATATTGAGAAGGCTGCTGAAAGAAGAGATG GGTTCTGGCTCTGAGTTGGCACATGCTTCTTCAGCTAGAAGCTCAATATCAGCTTCCGCTGACTCTTCATCAAAGGAGGAAATGAAGACATCCAAGAGTGCCTTTGAGGCATGCCATGCTTTTTCCAAAGATTTTAGTGAGAAGAGTGATCTAGCCAGGTCTGAGATAGCTGAAGTTTCTCCACCTCTAGAATATCCATTTGGGTCTGGTGAACCATGGATCAGTCTAAAACTTGGTAAGCGAgcatattttgagaataattctACCTTGGGTGATGCTAAGGCTTCATCGTTATCTGTCGTTCCTGCATCATCAACTGGCTCcacaacaaagaaaaacaaaccaTTTTGCCAGAGTACACCTCCACCACGGTGCCAAGTTGAAGGGTGCAACCTTGACCTCTCCTCAGCTAAAGAATATCATCGCAAGCATAGAGTTTGTGAAACTCACTCGAAATGGCCAAAGGTGGTTGTAGGTGGTCTAGAACGTCGATTTTGCCAGCAGTGTAGCAG GTTCCATAGTTTGTCAGAATTCGATGAAAAGAAGCGAAGTTGTCGCAGGCGGCTTTCTGATCATAATGCACGACGACGGAAGCCACAGCAAAATGCAATTCAGTTCAATTCAGCAAGGCTGTCCTCTCCATACTTTG ATGGGAAGCAACAGATTAGCTTTGCGTCAAATGATGCCTCATTTTTCCACACAAGATCATCTGAAAATCATGAATGGGAAAACACATGGAATGGCTCCAAGTTCACCCTATCAAAAGGATACCtactgaaatttgaaaaaactgGAGGCATTAATGGGCACCTGCAATTGCCAGGCACTGATTTGATGCATGCTGCCAGTGCACCTTGTCAGAATTCCAGTAGGCCCCTGCCATCCAAGGGCTCCAGAGCTGAGGTTTCTACTCAAG GTTTGAAGGAATGTCCTATGCTGTCTGCAAACCCGAACACAGCACCAGATATTCATCGTGCTCTCTCTCTTCTGTCAACTGATTCTTGGGGTTCAGAGCCTCCCAACATTGTACTTGACCCACCCTTCCATGTCGATCTCACTAGCAGCATTCCTCAGCCCGTGATGCATGGGGTGCCACAAGGTATGCCGTTTGCTTCTTCAGAGCACTGGCAAGCTGAACACTCTACTGATCTTGGCCGCCTGCACACCTTGACTGCAAGTGACAGCAGCCACTTTGAGGAAATCCAGCTCTTCAAAGCACCTTATGAAAACGGCCTTTATTCCGATCTGTTGAATTGA